The Mixophyes fleayi isolate aMixFle1 chromosome 9, aMixFle1.hap1, whole genome shotgun sequence DNA window ACAGCTGCCTCATGTTTATCCACAAAGAAACATCACCCAGAATATAAGAATTAAAGCAAAAGTAATTTGTGGCGCTTAAAACGTAACAACAGGTACAGTCTGAAACACTTATTGTTGTGGAAGAAATGTTGAAATACTTTTTGCGTGAAGTGCAGCAATATCTTTAAATGGAACATCcgagataaaacaatacattgaaTAACCGAATTCACAGGTTCTATTCAGTTTAACGTTAATATTATTGCATagtagtgtgggggggggggtcctgcaTTTGATTCCTACCTTCATTTCCTCATCGTTACCGCCCCCAAgatgttttgttttgcatttgcgCTTTCCGGCAGGCTTCTCTGGAGTCTGCGCGGAGGGAGAGTCCCCGGGGCCACCTTTGGATGAGCCGTTTCGTCTCTGGGAGCGTTTGCCTTTTACGGTCTCGTCGGCCCTGTCTGGCGACAGTTTCCGTTTACCTAAATCTGGAATTAGAGAGAAGACAGCTGAAAACCGCGGTTATTTCTCCAGATGGTTCTCTGTACATAAGTCTCGTTAAGGCAAGACAGTGTTATCGTGGTCAGACTATGCACTTCCCATAACAGATGTACCCTTACCATGACATAATACTGCTACCTAACAGGATCAGACCGCATATTGTTTTCGTTAAGAGGTGGCTGACATAAGGTTTACTATGCAAGATTTCTAATGGATCATACCGCTGCCAGTAGACGATTAGTCCCAAGagctcacacacagacaggcccGTCCTTTACCAAAATCACCCAATCACTGAACCTAAGGCCACAAATGCGCTGAATGTTCGCTGATGAGGATAAACAACAGGATATAAGTAATAACATATATTAAGGATTTATGGACCTACGCAGACTGGTTGTTCTGTATTTTATAATGTACGACATATATTTAATGACCCACCTGCCCTGGATCTTCTCCTGCGGCGGCACTGagacacctcctcctcctccttctccgtCAGATATTCCCCGTTCTGGTATTTGCGGTTTTtctgtctccttctcttcctcGGCCGCAGAAGGCCGTCCTCTTCCCCATCCTGCTCGGAGAGGACGGACGACTTCCCGTTGTACAGACCCCTGCTGGAGAGCTCCCAGGGGTCCTGCAGCGTGGGGCTGATTGGTTCTGGCTCCGGCTCCTCTTTCACAGCGGCGAACCTGCGCGGCCGGCGCGATTTATACGCCTTCCTCAGCTTCCGTCTTTTGCACAGCGGACCCGtcgcctcctcttcctcctcatcctCAGACTCTGCCCCGGTGTTGCCGAGGTCTGAGAATCCAATGGTACCTGCAGAGAGGATGAGCACAGATGTAAACATTTCATTCAAGGACTTTGCTGCGTCTAGAACATGTCCATTAGCCACAGTCACACGTTCCACTCACTGATTCTAGAACCCTACACTGggattaaaggaccactaaactccAAAACAGTTCACCTGACATTCTACTGCAGCTCTGTGTAAAAGTTGTGCCAGCTTTCTGCTCCACTACAGGCAGCCGATTCACCCCTCACATCCTTAGGGCAATATCTTAATCGACTCATAAAGCTGACTCAGTCCAGTGTATGAATTAACCAATTCATACAGTGCGTTTAAGCAAAGCAAGTCCTTGAAGATTGTCAGTCACTCTGTATCTGCTCTGTTAcagaagcccctccctcctaacatgggaATTTGTTGCTGATAAGTGTCACAGAATGGTGGATATATTTAGGCTTGTAGCATATACAATCTTTGAGATGGGCTTTTTTATAGAACCCTAGATATCACACGATATAAGCTATTCATGTTATCCTTTATAAAGGCCAACTTACTAGATCACTGTACCCATCTTCTATTATAAAGAAAATTTcaccttaaaaaaaacattattatctaCATTGTTTGCAGAGTGCAGTCAGTGCTTTTAAAAGGTGCTTAAATCTATGGGGCATTGATTGGTGCATTCTCCTTAAACGAGAAGAACACTAAATTATCCAATAACACAAAAACGGCCGATACTAGAGCTGGAGCCTTAATCTTTTTACCTGTCTGGCTGCGTGTTCTGCTCTTTAAGACAACAGGGATGAAGTCTCTGAAACTTTTCTTGGGTTTTCTCTCCGGCGTGGCTAGCAGAAAGAGAAAGCAGAGTGTTTCTGTGAGCATCATCTTATTGAACGCATGCGGTCTTACCCAAGAAAAAGCAGAGCAGATAGGGACCCCCACgccatgtctcatgtctgccgATTAAGGCACCGACAAAATAGCGGCTGTGCTTTGCTGTCAGCATTATGTAATGTATACAGGGAATTTGCAGCCTTGCAGAGCTCCTTAATGCACATATAGGAAggccaaataaatacatttcaacaCTAAATATGCAGCCTAAAACGTTCCCAACCTGAATGAAAACACACAGAGCAATCCTAACAATCTAGTGTATTTGTTCACTAGGGAACGACATACAGATCAGTGCGTAGGTAGGAAGTCTACAAATATTACTAACCATAGAGGGGCGAATGCAGACAACGATATACATAGttatataattatgtaaaaaGCTTTGCAGAAAAACCTTTTTTGGTCTGATAATTGTCTAAAGTCATTAACTTAAAGGTCTAAGCTGATTCCACAAGACAGACGAAGTCCAAATCTGTGCAACTCCTTAACCGAGAACTTTGAGACTGTCCCTACTTAATTCAATAAACCTGAAGCACAAGCCGGCTTATATGAGGGAGCTTCAAATAACATTAACAAAAACAAACGTAAAAGCTTCAGAAGCTCAACAGTACTTTCTCTTCCAATGCGGATGAGACTTCATGTCAATAATTGTACAACACAGCAGCCAGTCCATCTCTGGTCAATTTAAGCAGAATTtggctgataacagagaacaatagcttgTACTCAACCACATAGTAATTGTAAATACAATGTCAAATTGGACAGCATGGGGCTCTGCAAGGACACGGAGCAGGCATGTAGGGCCGCCATCAAGTGGAAACAGTATATGAGGCCTAGGGGCTCAAAAGGTGGGTTAGCGGTCCAGAGAAGCAACGGGGCCCATTTTTGAGCCCCAGAATCCACTTGCTCCTCGCTAGAGGGAAGCACCTGCCGGGAGCTATTAACTAGTAGACATGCCTGTATAGATGCATTAAACATAAACAAAgagtacaaaacaaaaataaacaacagtAACATGAATTAATAGGAGCCATTGTCTACAGGGGCCATAGCAGATAGGAGGAGCAGAGAACACAGCACAGAGACTCTGAATGTACATAAACAGTTGTATTTTTGTTAGGTCAATATAATTGgtaaccccctccctccctcctaaaCAATAGATCTAGCTTCCTCTGTGTCAAATAGCAAATTCTACTAAAGTATTGGAACTTTTACACATATAATTGTGAGCAATATTAGCAGCTCTTTAACATAAAGCAATTTCTATcttaggtttagtggtcctttaaaatcAGTGTAACACAAAAGACAAACCAACGCCAAACAGGAACATACAcgcttttagaaaaaaaaacaaaatagaaacaaaaaaacaaaatacaaactcAAAGCACATTGCTTGCACAAACCTCTCCTTTTCTTATTTGagatggaactacaagtcccagcatcctcCGCTGGCTAGCGATCCCTTTACTCCAGGTTAACGTGAGGTGGTGGAGTGAAAGGATCACAGAAAACGCCAGCAGGAAAGCTCTGCGCTGTACGTGTTATTAATAAACAGGCTGGTTGCACGGGATCACAGGACAAGACCGCCCCAAGTCTACGATAGGAAGTCTGAATGAGGACACAGGAAGGAGCTGCTAACTGCCGGCCACTGACTTTAGTTGGTTATGTAACATCCTCGTGTGACAAGGCCGCACTGAAATAGAATTCCTTTCTAACCAGGCCCAAATTAGCACGTTAGCAAACAGGCcgatatatatacttatatcatGTGGAGGGATGGGGAGGGCTTCGGGACGGCTTTGTGTCTTATTAATATGCTCCCTATGACTTGCTGTCAGCTTAGTGACGGGGAGAACGAGCAGGATAAGTGCTTGGAGACACTACATTCTGCCTCTCTGCACAACCAACGGGGCAGAATCAAGGAGATTGCAGGGTCTGGAATTATTATACCAGACCTTGGAACAATAGTTGATAAAAATGAGTGGGCAAAGTGGCTAAACATCATCTGTGTGAAGACACAACAACAGATCAGGCTAAGCTACAACTGGAACGGTCAAGCTGGTGAGGAAGCCAGCAGCTAATTAGTAACCTGCCATATAAAATGGTGTGTCTAGCACACACACCCAGGGATGGGCATAAAAGACCCGTTAGAGGCCGCCAACTGCATACATATATCCATGTCCTTGTTGGATGGTTTAAAGGATAAAAGTAGGGTCCGTGCAGAAGGTGAGGATCTGACACAATTGTGCAATTGCTGCAGCTTTATACCTAGAGACTTAACCTGCCGTCACAGTATTACATTTAAATGGGAACTAAAAATCAGTTGACCCAGTAAGACAGATCACTTTATACAGAAACACAGTTATTCCAGAGGACCAGTCACTTCTGTCCTGTtctgacaaccccccccccccctcactctgGGTGTCGGGGATTAGAATGATAATCAGTCTTTTTGGAATGCTAATCAATCTGTCTCATAGTATCTCTGTCTGTAACTAACAGACTCTGGTTGTTTTACCAGAatttaataatggtagaagtgaaTATATGGATTAAACGAATTTCAAATTTCCTTGTTTTTAgctttaacaaacaaaaaaaaactccgATTGTGTCCTTACCGAGCTCATATTCGGGGTCATACGGTTCTGCCTTTATGGTCATTCTCTTCCGCCTCTTAGTCCGGATGGGTACCGGCTCCTTCTTGGGCTTTGCCGCCTTGCGTTCCTTCTTCTCTGGGCTGGTGACGGCCGATTGCCTTTTCCACTGAAATAAAAACAGGACGCGGAGTGAACGCGGGGAAAGCGAGTCAGACACAGACGTGCACAACATTCAGAGCGCGGACTCCCGAGAACCTCTGTGCAACCAAAACAGAACATCCAACATTAGATGGCGTTCAATGGCTGAAAGTAAATCTGGTGGTCTATTAACCTGTGATGTGCCGGACTGTCAGATCGATACAGCCTCCAAGGGTCCCTGCGCTGCTTTAATATAAGCTGCTCCCACCTCCCAGATTTAAACTGGCTGAGCCACAGTCATTGGCCGTCCCCCTCCCCAATACACAACTTAACACTAGACTGCGTTTCAGGATGACATGCAAGGCaggctgggagatgtagttcaagAATACCTGTAGTGTAAAGGTTTCTTCAGCTGTTAGACTTGTTTTATAGTTACCTGTACTGAGCTCTGTTCTACTAAAGCAGAGACCCCCACCCGTCCCCTGCTCACCTGTGTGAGAGCACATCTACATAACAATACAGAATGGGTGTAACTACAACATGCAGACATTGGAGGGTGTGTCTGTGCTATAGGACCTGTGATAGAACAATGACGGGTTTCTATCATCTAAGAGAAGCAAAACAATTACACTGGATACTATGAAACACTGACCGCGGCCGCTGATTGGTCTTCCACTGAGAGCGACACAATTCAGTTAAATCTCTAGTATTTCACCAATTATATCAAATTAACCAACATATAAGTGCATTTTTACCATTGTAGCCCCTTTTTGCCCCTGTGAAATACACTTTACGATAAAAAGGTAATTTATTTCACTGTGCTATCAATAGAAGTCCAAAACAACTGACCAGGGTACAAAaagcagtttttttaaaaaaaaggattcTCGTTGTAAAATGACAAAAACTGCAGCGGTCCCGTTATGCAATAGGTGTCAGCTTCCACCGATCAGGAAGGGGTTAATGTAgaagaatattttaaaataaaaatacttatttcAACATCATCAGCTACGAAATGTCAGCGTTCTGGGTACCTCACATCAATGCTCTACAACAGAAGGGCTTCCAGAATGCCTTTCATACATCTCCAGGGGGGCTTACTCATTTAACCGCGGAGTGGCTCCGGATCAGGTGTAACATCGCAGATTACTTTCCGCTCATCGGGGCGCGAGGAGAAATCGGCGATGTTGAGGTACCGCAGTGCCAGGAAACACGCGCGCAGATGCCACGTTCAGAGAAACACCGTGGCTaacttgaatatgcccctaggttaCCCCTGTAAACCTCCCATACAACaaatagacggaaaaataaaaCCATCTAATAACCCATGCTATAAATAGGCCGACATAAACTTTGGTGCCATGTTACACGGTTTACAAATACCTCTGCAAGCAAAGTTTCCACGTCttgcagaaatattttatttgaaaaacgTGGGGATTGATAGCTCAAGAGACTACCCTAAGGGTGGCGTCAGATGGGCCCCTTGAACGCTAGAGTTTATCGCTTAAAATCGCTCCATGCTGACAAAGGAACACTCCTTGCCTGTGACGCGGGTGACAATGAATACTACGAACGCAAGCTCTGTTCAAGCGTAAGCGTGCTAGCGTCCAAAGCGCCTGTCTGATGCCACCGGAGGAGCTCCCTGCTGTGTCTTACAATATCAGGCTATATAAAcagaccactaaacctaaaaacAGAAgtagacatatataaaacagctaCTAATAAACAATCACAAATAatgtgtataataataaataagtttCAGGAGCATGTCAGAATGAAATATACCGGAGACAACGTCGTGGTTGTCTATTGAAAGCCCCAGACTGGTGGCCTCTCTTACAATGACTGATAGCAGAGAGCATTAGCTTGCTCTCAGCTGCATAGCAAACGTGAATACAATAGCAGACGTCTCACTTCCTGTCAAGGTCTGGGAATCTTTATTTCTAAATACGAGGAAGATGTGAAATGCTAAACGCATGCAGACTGGATATAGAGCAGGGAGCGCACCTCCCCCGCCTCCGTAACAGTGCACAGTAATCCAGCAGCACGTAGCAGTCCTGGCGCAGTTACTGCACAGTACCTTGTGTATGTCTGCGGTGCACCAGCACAGAGATAATCATCCCTGCTGTATCTGCAGTGCACAGCGCATAAACCTATATACGTTAGCAGCTGGTTCATACAGGGTATTGGGTTACGTGGTCCTTTAAAGACATTTGTGCAAAGAAACATTCTGAACAGAGAAGAAACTAGTTACACCTCCTGGAACACTGGGAATATTATTCCAAGAACAAGGGGGTTTAAAAAGGTTTTGTCCTCTCTACAACATCCCGAGTAACAATCCCTCTAAGGTAATATCACCATTGATGACAATACTGACGATGTGTCATAGAGGTATAACCAAATAGTCCATCTAATAGTCAACATTTAAACGCTTACATAGAAAACACTTCTCTATCATACCATCATTTTTCTTGGGGTTTGAGCCCCAATTATATAACAAAGATTACGTCAAACTGTTTGTTCTTTTTTAACCAACCCTCACTGTACATATTAGCGCTGTTATCTACATGTTGCTGCTGAGTGCGACCTTCATAAGATGAGCTCGTTCCCTTTCAGACCAGGATAAAGCTCCTTAATTAGATCCCTTTTTCTACCACTTCTAATGCCATGCATGCAGCCAATGTAATACGGTAACCAATCACTGGATGGTAAGGGCTTCTCGTCTTTAACCGGCCAATCTAGGATTACCTTATCGTAAACAGCTAACAAAAATAGTTGTCTAACTTATTATAGTGTAATGTAATGGCCTAATTAAATGACAACCACCACATCCTAGATCCGTTTTAAGTTACAGATAAGTACCCGTAAAAGGTCTAAACGACTTCAAAAGTTCTTCCCAACTTTCAAAAAAATAACACAACACCCTAATCAAAAACACCCCACAGCACGCTATCACACCGAGAACTCAAGTCCTCCAAGGCCGGTAGTGCTGGGTTCAGGGCTTCTTGCTCATAACAGCCGGCAAAATGACGGCAGATAATGtagaccctaggttcccaaagtgtgtgccgcggcgctgtcacaggggtgccgcggccaggaggaggaaaaaaaaaaaacaaaaaaaaaaaaactcaccaaTTCGGCGGCACCCGGGGatccagcatcctccctcctcgcttctcactgaatgtcgggcgtgacgtcatcactcccgacattcagtgacaagcggcaggagagaggaggatgctgggaccCAGGtgccgccgaattggtaagacagaagaaatagaagaaagaagatcaagtatggtaagtaaagaaatggaggggaaggtgaaaggaaacagcaatggaggggaaaaagaatgaaagagggggcagagtgaagaGGCAGAGTGAGTGAATGCAgaggcacagagcgtgtggagacgaaggagggcacagggcgtgtggggagatgaaggagggcacacggCGTGccgggagatgaaggagggcacagggcgtgccgggagatgaaggagggcacagggcgtgccgggagatgaaggagggcacacggCGTGccgggagatgaaggagggcacacggCGTGccgggagatgaaggagggcacacggCGTGccgggagatgaaggagggcacagggcgtgcggggagaagaaggagggcacagggcgtgcggggagaagaaggagggcacACGGCGTGccgggagatgaaggagggcacacggCGTGccgggagatgaaggagggcacacggCGTGCCGGGAGACGAAGGAGGGCACACTGCGTGccgggagatgaaggagggcacacagcgtgccgggagatgaaggagggcacacagcgtgccgggagatgaaggagggcacacagcgtgccgggagatgaaggagggcacactgCGCGccgggagatgaaggagggcacacggCGTGccgggagatgaaggagggcacagggcgtgccgggagatgaaggagggcacactgCGCGccgggagatgaaggagggcacacagcgtgccgggagatgaaggagggcacactgCGCGccgggagatgaaggagggcacacagcgtgccgggagatgaaggagggcacagggcgtgcggggagaagaaggagggcacagggcgtgcggggagaagaaggagggcacACGGCGTGccgggagatgaaggagggcacacagcgtgccgggagatgaaggagggcacacagcgtgccgggagatgaaggagggcacactgCGCGccgggagatgaaggagggcacactgCGCGccgggagatgaaggagggcacactgCGCGccgggagatgaaggagggcacactgCGCGccgggagatgaaggagggcacacagcgtgccgggagatgaaggagggcagagagtgtgcgtggagatgaaggagggcacacggcgtgcgtggagatgaaggagggcacagggtgtgcagggagatgaaggagggcagagagtgtgcgtggagatgaaggagggcagagagtgtgtgtggatgcagggggcacagagtgtgtgtggatgcagggggcacagagtgtgttaactgtaaattattctttgacagaaatataattgaaaaaaaatatataaaaatattattttcccttggatctatgtatattatttttgaatacaactaaataagtatttctgtcctgacctaaatacttattacgtttttttgacccaactacttataaaacaggactgcaaggtaattattttggaggggtgccttgaaaaaattatggagactctaagggtgccgcaaactgcaaaagtttgggaaccactggtgtagactGTTATAGGTCTATGTAACTTGAGAAGTAAAAGGTAGAAGGTGTATGTTGGGGGTGGAGGGGTCTATACGTAGTTAGGTCAGAGATATGTCAGGCATGAAACCACATACATTATACGTCACAATACCACTCACCTTCCTTTGCTGCGGTTCTTGCAAGTTCTTGTCCACGTCCTGCTGTTTCCTTTTACATTTGGGCTTCGGTTGTGCTGGCCTGATGGGGGTGACCTCCTCCAAACGCTTATAACGACCTCTTAATCCTGGTTCTTTTTTAACCCTGGCCTTGACTTTGGTAATTGGTGGCATATCCACAGGTGACCACGATGAGTTGTTATAAGATGGCAAACAGCCAAAGTTCTCATCGTCATCCACCCTCTCGATTTTGACCTTGCTCAAGTCTACCTCCTGCACGCAATGCAGCGCGTCTACAGGGGGCGTCTTTTTGTGGCTGCGTTTCCGATGCGCAGGCTGATCCTGCGACACATCTGTATTAGAGTCCTTTTTGCTGCAGTCCTGCACTCCCAACAACGGAAAGCCATGACCAGCGTCTTTTGGTTGACTGGCCGTAAGTTGGTCGCTGGTCATGTAAGAGGCCAAAACTTTGTTTTTCGGCTTTGTGTCCCCGAATGTCTTTCGACTGCAAGTCAACTTTGGTCGAATTTTGTCGTCTTTGCAGTTCTGTTTGTCGGGGACTTTATTTAAAGTGGTGCTCCCTTCGACCTCTCGCTGACCATCCACCGCACCTGGCTGAAGGTATAAAACGGGGTTTCCTGCGGCAGGTTTTGGTGCAAGCAAAGCTTTATTTGCACGAGGCTTGCGTGGCTTAGAAAGAGACTCGCATGTCCGTGACTTTCCTCGTACGTCATGCTCAGCGGCTGCGGCCGTCGGAGCGGCATTTTGCTGCTGAGCGGTAAACGGGGAATCACTGACGCTTTTTTGAGGCGTCACGTTGGACTCGGCTGGAAGAATGCTGGAAAATAAGGTGTACTCGCCTATGGGAAGTCTGTGAGGTGGACCTTGGCTTGAACGGAGTGTGCCGATGGACAGCAACGATGGCTGACGGTAATGAGACCAACTAACTGGCAGAACCTGAGAATTGCTGGGTTTCCCATTTAAGGGACACTTTGGGTGTACTGTCCCATGTCCAGATAAGGTCCAGTCCTTCGACGGACACAAAGAGTTCACCGTAGAAGCACGTCCGTGAAGATGCCGCTTCTCCGTGGACTCCTTGCCATCTACACTGGCCTGGATACTTTTCTTGCCACACGACCCTGAGTTCTTTGGCTCTCCCTGGTCAATTATTGAAATCGGCTCCTGCTTTGCCAAAAGTTGTGAGTCCGTGCTAAGGCTCAAGTTAGAGTCTTTGTTCAACAACACAGAGGCAGGCACTGGGTTTGCCACCCCAACGTAAGTACCCGGTATAGTACTAATGAGAGCAGCAGAATTTTTAATCCAAGACCCTGAAGCTCCCACCAACTGTGATGAGACTGGATCTCCGTTCCTCAAAAACTCTGGGAACATGACCAAAGGGGGGCCGCCTTGGACACTCTGGCTAACACTGCTGCTGGTGAAGCTGTTTTGCGCGGGACGCTGAGAACTGCAGTCAGACCTGGACACCACAGTAGACAGAGAGGCTCTCCCGCTGGTGTGCACTGGGGTTAACACTGGCATAGGCGGAGTTTTCCGCTGGTTGGATGGGGCGTGTTTATGGCGGTGAGATTTGGAGGACAAGTCCAAAGGCATTTCATAAGAGTCCGGGGGAGAGACCATCTCTCTTTCAAGTTGTGGAGGGGACTTCAATGGGGAAACGGATGAAGAATCGTTCTGCAGTTCTACATTAGGCGTCCGGGAATAGGTCGTTAGGGTGACGGGGCTCATACTGACCATCGGGAGGGTGGGATGTGTGGACAAAGTCTGTAAAGCAGATAGGGTGGAGGAGGATGGTTCGGTGCAGACAGATGAACCATCCACTGAAGATGTGATAATGCTATTGCTGTTGGTGAGAGAAACGGAAGGGGCTGTGCTAACTGGTTTATTCAATTCTTTTGAAATCACTTTAGGGTCCGTGTTTAAGGGTCTTCCCAGAGAAGAAGCAAAAGCATGTGTATGCAGTTCTGAAGACGCTTGAAGTAGGCATCGGTCCTGCAAACAGGAGGGCATTATGGGAAGAGTCAGCGTGGACGTAACCCCAAATGTGGTCGGTAAGGTAGTTACGCTGAGGGGCTGTACACAGTTTGAAGGTGGGATGTAAACTAGGGGCTGGGTGGGTGTTATGACTGTACCAGATGTAAAGGACAAAGGAAGCTTCTGCATATTAGGGACCTGAGTGGCGGAGAAGCAGATTCTGCTCATAGTAAAGGGAGTCAGCGTGCCAAAACTGGAGGACACGACGGCGTGCGATGCCTCCACTGGTTGACCTGCAATTTGTAATCCAGGGCCCATGACAGTCTTCTGCTTTACAGACGGATCCGAAGCGGCGGGCTGAAGAGCGGGGTGTTCTTTCTCTTGCGCTGGAGTCCTGGCATACTCCATCTTTTTACCGTGTTTACTCGAAGCGGCTTGGATGGACGCATCCAGTAACATGCTTGCGGCCTGCTTGCCGTCCGGCGGCGAGACGTTGTCGCAGGCTTTGAATGACAACGCCGCCCCTGCCGGCCTGGACGAAGTCGGATCTGGTGGTTTCTCCTCTAGTTGTTGTCCAGTTTCCACCTCCGCGCCTCCACCTTCCTGGAGCATCAGGGCATCACTTTGGTTGGTTGCTGGTATGAAATCCACCTGAAACCAAAAACACAGATCAGCGGAAGCTCACGGTAAAGAAATATCAAGAACATAAGCATTAAGATGTAGGTAAAACGAACACCGGTAGTCAGAGAACCGTTGCTTTTTGACAAATTACAAACTCCGCTGGGGACATTTAAGAAGGTTCTGTATCCCGTAGCAACGAATCATACTAACTTGCGCTAATAcaggaaagctagaatctgattggctgctatgaagaACATTTTATACAATCAGTATCCTatgttattattaattaaatgCTTCCATCTAGGACAGGGTTTCTCAACATGAGGTATGTGTACCCAAAGGGATATTTCagactatttactaaactgctggtttgaaaaagtggagatgttgcctatagcaaccaatcagattctagttatcatttatttagtacattctacaaaatgacagctagaatttgattggttgctataggcaacatctccactttttcaaacctgcagtttagtaaatatacccctaggtctggtAAACTGAACTGAAAAAAACGAGTTCAGTATATAAATGGATTTTCACCAGTACATTAATTAGGGGTATTGATATGAGATATGGGGTTCACTGATGGAAACCTACACGAATTAGGGAGTATTTggtacaaatttatatatatcaaCAGGTACTTGATAAATCTACATCAttaaatttttttagaaaaagttgAGAAAATACATGTTGTAATTGTCTCCCACCAgtaagttcatcatcatcatcatttatttatatagcgccactgattccgcagtgctgtacagagaactcactcacatcagtccctgccccattggagcttacagtctaaattcagagagagagcgcgagagcgagactagggtcaatttttgatggcagccaattaccctaccagtatgtttttggagtgtgggaaacccagcgctgtgaggcagaagtgctaaccactatgctgcCCATAAGTTGCGCTTCATTCCTAATGGCAGGTAAGTGGCTGTGTGTTAGGGCATATTTAATAGAAGACAATATTTTACAAGAATTTTCAATAAAACTTTCCACAAACTAATATTAGCGCTGCATAAAGAATAATGTTGCTAAAGGAGAAGTATTTGAGATCAGTTATTCTCTTTTGAGTCcatttaaaatgtacctgttGGAACACGGCGACACAGGTTAACGAGACacgcagcctattaattcactagcgTCATTAC harbors:
- the BCORL1 gene encoding BCL-6 corepressor-like protein 1 isoform X3, which encodes MCVRWFLALSPRPPAVHDGSCSSQTLRPPLAAVVGGAVPGLHFPSRPARPGSLLSLAGCQCLRRTFFFLSGRRNTRRHPAHPREPTPALDPGEESRNSRWNLHRAEERGAEELQTRSAAPEPQSPAMITAAPLYSGVHNWSSTDRVRMCGINDDRRTPVSDEKSKSGGTHLLGSEDRCVNSVLSKVDFIPATNQSDALMLQEGGGAEVETGQQLEEKPPDPTSSRPAGAALSFKACDNVSPPDGKQAASMLLDASIQAASSKHGKKMEYARTPAQEKEHPALQPAASDPSVKQKTVMGPGLQIAGQPVEASHAVVSSSFGTLTPFTMSRICFSATQVPNMQKLPLSFTSGTVITPTQPLVYIPPSNCVQPLSVTTLPTTFGVTSTLTLPIMPSCLQDRCLLQASSELHTHAFASSLGRPLNTDPKVISKELNKPVSTAPSVSLTNSNSIITSSVDGSSVCTEPSSSTLSALQTLSTHPTLPMVSMSPVTLTTYSRTPNVELQNDSSSVSPLKSPPQLEREMVSPPDSYEMPLDLSSKSHRHKHAPSNQRKTPPMPVLTPVHTSGRASLSTVVSRSDCSSQRPAQNSFTSSSVSQSVQGGPPLVMFPEFLRNGDPVSSQLVGASGSWIKNSAALISTIPGTYVGVANPVPASVLLNKDSNLSLSTDSQLLAKQEPISIIDQGEPKNSGSCGKKSIQASVDGKESTEKRHLHGRASTVNSLCPSKDWTLSGHGTVHPKCPLNGKPSNSQVLPVSWSHYRQPSLLSIGTLRSSQGPPHRLPIGEYTLFSSILPAESNVTPQKSVSDSPFTAQQQNAAPTAAAAEHDVRGKSRTCESLSKPRKPRANKALLAPKPAAGNPVLYLQPGAVDGQREVEGSTTLNKVPDKQNCKDDKIRPKLTCSRKTFGDTKPKNKVLASYMTSDQLTASQPKDAGHGFPLLGVQDCSKKDSNTDVSQDQPAHRKRSHKKTPPVDALHCVQEVDLSKVKIERVDDDENFGCLPSYNNSSWSPVDMPPITKVKARVKKEPGLRGRYKRLEEVTPIRPAQPKPKCKRKQQDVDKNLQEPQQRKWKRQSAVTSPEKKERKAAKPKKEPVPIRTKRRKRMTIKAEPYDPEYELGTIGFSDLGNTGAESEDEEEEEATGPLCKRRKLRKAYKSRRPRRFAAVKEEPEPEPISPTLQDPWELSSRGLYNGKSSVLSEQDGEEDGLLRPRKRRRQKNRKYQNGEYLTEKEEEEVSQCRRRRRSRADLGKRKLSPDRADETVKGKRSQRRNGSSKGGPGDSPSAQTPEKPAGKRKCKTKHLGGGNDEEMKGKGRRSTQSPKGTPVKSPSPRKGADPGTPCRSRRTSTLGSCDTPSAQHIPPEARRLIVNKNAGETLLQRAARLGYKDVVLYCLQRDLGDINHRDNAGYTALHEACARGWTEILQILLDNGANVNCSAQDGTRPIHDAVVNDNLETVWLLLSYGADPTLATYSGQTAMKLASSEAMRTFLSDYLSDLRGRSDGDPRASWDFYSSSVLGAKDEIGHDILLGPAEAPEEEEGEKDQEDHFTFEFSDAPLISCYNLHVSLTSGPSNWFLISDVLKKLKLSSRIFQARFPNFEIASVQKKEFTRQVFTSQILTPAEGTDLWPQDSGETVELIKYEPELLRLLGSSVESQSVNS